One window of Cohnella hashimotonis genomic DNA carries:
- a CDS encoding ABC transporter permease — MIRTIKRNFGLSMLALPGFLLIILFNYVPLYGMLLPFKSYRYNLGIWNSPWVGFDNFGFLFNGDVLFRVLRNTLLYNMTFIVLGTTLSVTIALLLYELSRRFVKAYQTILFIPYFISWVVAGFAFRSLFDMDYGVINRVLVSLGEEPILWYSDPKYWPYILVAAAVWKGLGYGSVIYYAALMGIDSEYYDAAKIDGASKFRQAISISVPMIKPIVIMMVILQIGSICYSDFGLFYNVTLNSSLLYKTTDVIDTFVYRSLIDMGDIGMASAAGFFQSIVGFCLVLTTNYIVKKINPENSLF; from the coding sequence ATGATCAGGACGATCAAAAGAAACTTCGGATTATCGATGTTGGCGCTGCCGGGATTTCTGCTCATTATTCTTTTTAACTACGTGCCGCTATACGGTATGCTGCTGCCTTTTAAGAGCTATCGCTACAATCTGGGCATCTGGAACAGCCCCTGGGTTGGCTTCGACAACTTCGGCTTCCTGTTCAACGGGGATGTGCTCTTCCGGGTGCTGAGAAATACGCTCCTCTACAATATGACCTTTATCGTGCTGGGCACCACGCTGTCCGTGACGATCGCGCTGCTGCTGTACGAGCTGAGCCGCAGATTCGTCAAAGCCTATCAGACCATCCTGTTTATCCCTTACTTTATTTCCTGGGTTGTGGCAGGCTTTGCCTTCCGCTCGCTGTTCGATATGGATTACGGCGTCATCAACCGCGTGCTGGTATCCCTGGGCGAAGAACCGATCCTCTGGTACAGCGACCCCAAGTATTGGCCTTACATTCTAGTGGCGGCCGCCGTATGGAAGGGGCTCGGATACGGTTCGGTTATCTACTACGCCGCCCTAATGGGCATCGATTCGGAGTATTACGACGCTGCCAAGATCGATGGGGCGAGCAAGTTCAGGCAGGCGATCTCGATCTCGGTGCCGATGATCAAGCCGATCGTCATCATGATGGTCATCCTGCAGATCGGCAGCATCTGCTACAGCGATTTCGGGCTGTTCTACAACGTGACGCTCAATTCGTCCCTGCTCTACAAGACGACGGATGTCATCGATACGTTCGTCTACCGGTCGCTGATCGACATGGGCGACATCGGAATGGCATCGGCAGCGGGCTTTTTCCAATCGATCGTCGGCTTCTGCCTCGTGCTCACGACCAATTACATCGTCAAAAAAATCAATCCGGAAAATTCTCTTTTTTAA
- a CDS encoding carbohydrate ABC transporter permease produces MNGSVTALKRSQPTAGKMFIHLVFILLCVASLFPFLVIIGTSFQSENDIVKFGYSVIPKNFTFDAYRVILHEPKVLFQSYFVTIATTVIGSLVGMWVTTTYAYAISRKDYRFRSFLAFFIFFTMLFHGGMVPSYILMVKWLGLKNNILALILPYLISGWFVLLMKGFLQTIPEAVIESAKIDGAGELRIFAQIVIPISKPALATLGLFFALQYWNDWWLTLLYVEHDNLMKLQYLLIRVLKNMEYLNSAEAIQYGLVKPGMLVPSLSARMAMCILAAGPMLLVFPLFQKYFVQGLTVGSVKG; encoded by the coding sequence ATGAACGGTTCCGTAACGGCCCTCAAGCGGAGTCAACCGACCGCCGGGAAAATGTTCATTCATCTCGTCTTTATCCTGTTGTGCGTGGCCAGCCTGTTTCCGTTTCTCGTCATCATCGGCACGTCGTTTCAGAGCGAGAACGACATCGTCAAATTTGGTTACTCGGTCATTCCGAAAAACTTTACGTTCGACGCCTACCGCGTCATCCTGCACGAGCCCAAGGTGCTGTTCCAGTCTTACTTCGTCACGATCGCGACGACCGTCATCGGCTCCCTGGTCGGGATGTGGGTGACGACGACTTACGCTTACGCGATATCCCGCAAGGACTATCGTTTCCGATCGTTTCTCGCCTTCTTCATCTTTTTTACGATGCTCTTCCACGGCGGGATGGTTCCTTCGTACATTCTGATGGTCAAGTGGCTGGGGTTAAAGAACAACATTCTCGCGCTCATCCTGCCCTATCTGATCAGCGGCTGGTTCGTGCTGCTGATGAAAGGCTTCCTCCAGACGATCCCGGAGGCGGTCATCGAATCGGCGAAGATCGACGGCGCCGGCGAACTGCGCATCTTCGCGCAGATCGTCATCCCGATCTCCAAGCCGGCCTTGGCGACACTGGGCTTGTTCTTCGCCCTTCAATATTGGAACGACTGGTGGCTGACGCTGCTTTACGTCGAGCACGACAACCTGATGAAGCTGCAATACTTGCTCATTCGCGTGCTGAAAAACATGGAGTACCTGAATTCGGCTGAAGCCATTCAATACGGACTGGTCAAACCGGGCATGCTCGTGCCCTCCTTAAGCGCCAGAATGGCCATGTGTATTTTGGCGGCCGGTCCGATGCTGCTCGTGTTCCCGCTCTTTCAGAAATATTTCGTACAGGGCTTGACGGTAGGCTCGGTCAAAGGGTGA
- a CDS encoding ABC transporter substrate-binding protein yields MSPTMGKKARWLGTGTSAMLAAAMIVSGCSSSKEEGSSSPSASSGASESASPSASPSASAPASQPADTGGDTKDFVKLSWYMPKPIDNMKDQAAVEAEANKVIKEKLNAELHLNLIDNAGWEDKMKLISAAGEPYDIVFSTFSSNRISDNVQKGAFLPLDELLQKYGQNILAKVDQRAWKAVTYKGKIMAIPAQTPYAPAGAHVFKKDMVEKYKFDYKSVKSIKDLEPFLAEIKKNEPNMIPLLATANGTAAGVSLYDYTTITPGISYSEKDGKIVKILGVPENKENYKTINDFYKKGYIAKDAAIKTDYLAEAKSGKYAVMRDSGGYTEDGSKSTATYGFPTVETLAGYPTISTNSMTSAATAISATSKNPERAMMLLNEIWGDKYLLNTLAYGVEGKNYTVKSGTVKDDNPTIEATTGADQTWAIWHNWLGPLWDQWDSNWNSTAALQEMKKNNDNGKASGILGFIFNPEPVKTEIAQVSAIQKESNPILTTGSMPDFESYYTDLQKRLDAAGMDKIMAEAQKQFDAWKAENS; encoded by the coding sequence GTGAGTCCGACAATGGGGAAGAAGGCAAGATGGCTTGGAACGGGTACGTCCGCCATGCTGGCGGCGGCCATGATCGTAAGCGGTTGCAGCAGTTCGAAGGAAGAGGGCTCTTCGAGTCCGTCCGCAAGCTCCGGCGCCAGTGAGAGCGCGAGTCCAAGCGCCAGCCCGAGCGCCAGCGCGCCCGCTTCGCAGCCGGCGGATACCGGAGGCGATACCAAAGACTTCGTCAAGCTCAGCTGGTACATGCCGAAGCCGATCGACAATATGAAGGATCAAGCCGCCGTCGAAGCGGAAGCGAACAAGGTCATCAAGGAAAAGCTGAACGCGGAGCTGCATCTCAATCTGATCGACAATGCCGGCTGGGAAGACAAGATGAAGCTGATCTCCGCGGCGGGCGAGCCTTACGACATCGTATTTTCCACGTTTTCCTCCAATCGCATTAGCGACAATGTCCAAAAGGGCGCTTTCCTGCCCCTGGATGAGCTGCTGCAAAAGTACGGCCAAAACATTCTGGCGAAGGTGGACCAACGCGCCTGGAAGGCGGTTACGTATAAAGGGAAGATCATGGCCATTCCCGCGCAGACGCCGTACGCGCCAGCCGGCGCGCACGTTTTCAAGAAGGATATGGTGGAGAAGTACAAATTCGACTATAAGAGCGTCAAGAGCATCAAGGACCTGGAGCCGTTCCTGGCCGAGATCAAGAAAAACGAGCCGAACATGATTCCGCTCCTGGCCACGGCCAACGGTACCGCGGCGGGCGTCAGCTTGTACGACTATACGACGATCACGCCGGGCATCTCCTATAGCGAGAAGGACGGAAAGATTGTCAAGATTTTGGGCGTGCCCGAGAATAAGGAGAACTATAAGACGATCAACGACTTTTACAAAAAAGGCTATATCGCCAAGGATGCGGCCATCAAGACGGACTATCTGGCCGAAGCCAAGTCGGGCAAGTACGCGGTCATGCGCGATTCGGGCGGCTATACGGAGGACGGATCGAAGTCGACGGCGACTTACGGCTTCCCGACGGTAGAGACGCTGGCCGGCTACCCGACGATCTCGACCAACTCGATGACTTCCGCCGCGACGGCGATCAGCGCCACCTCCAAGAACCCCGAGCGGGCGATGATGCTGCTCAACGAGATCTGGGGCGACAAGTACCTGCTGAATACGCTGGCCTACGGCGTCGAGGGCAAAAACTATACAGTCAAGTCCGGCACGGTGAAGGATGACAATCCGACGATCGAAGCGACGACCGGCGCGGATCAGACTTGGGCGATCTGGCACAACTGGCTCGGCCCGCTGTGGGATCAATGGGATTCGAACTGGAACTCCACCGCAGCGCTTCAGGAGATGAAGAAAAACAACGACAACGGCAAGGCGTCGGGTATCCTCGGCTTCATCTTCAATCCGGAGCCCGTCAAGACGGAGATCGCTCAGGTGAGCGCCATCCAGAAGGAATCGAATCCGATTTTGACGACCGGCTCGATGCCGGACTTCGAGAGCTACTATACCGATCTTCAGAAACGATTGGATGCGGCGGGCATGGACAAGATCATGGCCGAAGCGCAAAAGCAGTTCGATGCGTGGAAGGCGGAAAACAGCTAA